A portion of the Rhizoctonia solani chromosome 6, complete sequence genome contains these proteins:
- a CDS encoding cytochrome P450 family protein: MNGADRKEINMLEWCKVTTLEAIGQAGFGYSFGALKDNHSPYIDTMKNVIPTFSSLFRLKGYIGPMFRLIPRSLSRAVAKWVPSGCIQRIGEMIDTQAKYSSDILESGKATLSDSTRGESYDILSTLIRTNAHAKEEDKLSEDQLRGQINTIVFAGFETTSSSLARTIHFLAEHPHIQDQLREELQAARADLRDCDTLPYLDAIVRETLRLFPPVPTIERYASKDWVVPLRYPTQDNERQIYIEKGTRLLLSLSRANRYTWGDDAEEFRPERWLNSLPQSVSKGGIPGVYSSMMTFGAGPRSCIGYKFAVLELKIILARLVETFRFAPGQQPVEWRNLGFMSPHVTSKGEDGTVVLDKAPSLPLSVSILR, translated from the exons ATGAATGGCGCTGATAGGAAGGAGATCAATATGCTTGAATGGTGCAAGGTGACCACTCTAGAGGCCATCGGCCAGGCTG GCTTCGGATATTCATTCGGCGCCCTAAAGGACAACCATTCACCTTATATTGATACGATGAAGAACGTCAT TCCCACCTTTTCTTCGTTGTTCAGGTTAAAGGGGTACATAGGCCCAATGTTTCGCCTGATTCCAAGAAGTCTATCGCGAGCTGTGGCTAAATGGGTCCCAAGCGGCTGCATTCAGCGTATTGGGGAAATGATCGATACCCAGGCCAAGTAC TCGAGCGACATCTTAGAGAGCGGGAAAGCTACTTTGTCCGATAGTACCAGAGGCGAATCTTATGACATACTATCTACTTTGA TTCGGACCAATGCACACGCAAAAGAAGAAGATAAACTTTCAGAAGACCAACTGCGGGGACAAATCAA TACTATCGTGTTTGCGGGTTTTGAAACGACCAG CTCATCGCTTGCACGAACCATCCATTTTCTTGCCGAACATCCACATATTCAGGATCAACTCCGCGAGGAACTTCAGGCCGCACGTGCGGATCTTCGGGACTGTGATACACTCCCTTACCTGGACGCTATAGTCAGAGAAACACTCAGACTGTTTCCTCCAGTACCCACGATTGAACGGTATGCATCCAAAGACTGGGTTGTTCCCTTGCGATATCCTACTCAAGATAACGAACGACAAATATACATCGAGAAAGGCACGCGGCTGCTCCTTTCTTTGAGCCGTGCCAACCGAT ATACATGGGGTGACGATGCGGAAGAGTTTCGTCCAGAGAGATGGCTAAATTCATTGCCACAATCGGTATCCAAAGGTGGGATACCAGGGGTTTACTCGTCGAT GATGACCTTTGGAGCAGGACCTAGGTCATGCAT TGGCTACAAGTTTGCTGTTTTGGAGTTGA AAATCATTCTCGCACGACTCGTCGAGACTTTCCGGTTCGCGCCGGGACAGCAACCTGTCGAGTGGCGCAACTTGGGATTCATGAGCCCCCATGTTACGAGTAAAGGAGAAGACGGGACGGTAGTGTTGGACAAAGCACCTTCACTTCCTCTGTCCGTATCAATACTTCGGTAG
- a CDS encoding autophagy-related protein 13 has translation MAGRGEQIISRLFVKSALLISDARENQSARPASGAKPDKWFQLEVMDDGRFGGLTQELRDLGNAASGPLELRVRSILVLGPPSPAQALVLVSDSERRKRVEIPPEARAIQLEEWSLSLDRSTRLDSAQAGEEPYPAVYKQAIALMRSLYAVLRYVPAWQLHRRLVPGSGMRVMVIATLVGREEDALHEEVLALTHKLIPDEGDLITFSFPPIVTPLGAIALRAQYRPNVRFRLDPLESLWSSALATPSSPGGAGTGRGSTSPASPSPPAPKFDLDSPAFTPTLLATRQRASLTGSGSPLRPASRTGTSPGTVAAPLPPRTRTISQLSAGGDTPRSPPPGADFYGGASGLTRTRRESLLTRGSVSGSVTPSGLAPGPPSSPRRTSGTINPFKGATLASSPRTLGMGASPLGGGSPRTTPGLGLGTSPRAGIAVAIGAGTGTSPLSAGAGAGTGSSPRGTESDGRRSMDSGDGTRLNAQPQPIKRYSSSFGHRPGRSESSLGSAGLAGGNGSVGAIAVGSLGAGSTGGAPGSVDAGSTGSGGQGGGAGAGPHSRLSTIGSQSYLSHAADDDDLGQFIKEIDTRPQLGSEGSPLSPTLRSPPSNSLFPRPLKSSSLGGPSAFPRYLKPNAFLLPRCPQPILPFHISRLLEELMNNRCNRSARGRMKESHKT, from the exons ATGGCCGGCAGGGGAGAACAAATCATCTCCCGGCTGTTCGTCAAGTCTGCATTACTTATCAGCGATGCCCGCGAGAACCAGAGCGCAAGACCTGCGTCTGGAGCCAAGCCGGACAAATGG TTTCAACTAGAGGTAATGGATGATGGGAGGTTTGGGGGGCTTACGCAGGAACTGAGGGATCTGGGAAATGCGGCGAGTGGGCCTCTTGAGCTGCGTGTGAGAAGTATACTCGTCCTCGGTCCACCATCGCCTGCCCAAGCACTTGTTCTTGTTTCCGACTCGGAGCGACGGAAAAGAGTCGAAATTCCTCCTGAAGCTCGTGCGATTCAATTGGAGGAATGGTCTCTCTCCCTCGATCGTTCGACTAGGCTCGATTCAGCCCAGGCCGGAGAGGAGCCATACCCGGCCGTGTACAAGCAAGCTATTGCACTAATGCGAAGTTTATACGCTGTGTTGAGGTATGTTCCTGCGTGGCAACTTCATAGAAGGCTTGTACCGGGCTCGGGAATGAGGGTCATGGTTATAGCTACTCTCGTAGGCCGGGAAGAGGATGCATTGCACGAGGAAGTTCTTGCATTAA CACACAAGCTCATACCAGACGAAGGCGACCTAATTACATTTTCATTCCCGCCGATTGTGACCCCGTTGGGTGCAATCGCACTACGTGCTCAGTATAGACCAAACGTACGATTCAGGCTAGATCCTTTGGAGAGTCTGTGGAGCTCGGCACTCGCGACTCCATCCTCGCCGGGAGGAGCGGGAACAGGACGAGGTTCAACATCTCCTGCATCGCCTTCACCCCCTGCTCCCAAGTTCGATCTGGACTCACCTGCCTTTACCCCAACGCTTCTTGCCACGCGCCAGCGAGCATCATTAACAGGCTCAGGGTCGCCTTTACGACCTGCGTCCAGGACCGGCACCTCGCCCGGCACAGTGGCTGCCCCACTTCCTCCTCGCACGCGGACCATTTCTCAACTATCGGCCGGTGGAGATACGCCTCGTAGTCCGCCCCCAGGGGCCGATTTTTATGGGGGCGCATCGGGACTCACACGGACTCGTCGAGAAAGCCTTTTGACTCGGGGGAGCGTGAGTGGCTCAGTCACCCCATCGGGCCTAGCTCCCGGGCCTCCCTCATCGCCACGAAGGACATCAGGCACAATTAATCCTTTCAAAGGCGCGACTCTGGCTTCGTCTCCGCGAACTCTGGGTATGGGCGCGTCTCCCTTGGGGGGCGGCTCACCACGAACGACTCCCGGGTTGGGTTTGGGAACATCGCCGAGAGCGGGAATTGCGGTAGCGATTGGAGCGGGAACAGGAACCTCGCCTCTGAGCGCTGGCGCTGGCGCTGGGACCGGAAGTTCGCCCAGAGGCACTGAAAGCGATGGGCGCAGAAGTATGGATAGTGGTGACGGAACACGATTAAACGCCCAACCCCAACCGATCAAACGTTATTCGAGTTCGTTTGGTCATCGCCCAGGAAGAAGCGAAAGTAGTCTGGGAAGCGCAGGATTAGCCGGGGGCAATGGTAGTGTCGGCGCGATTGCGGTTGGAAGTCTCGGGGCTGGAAGTACGGGAGGCGCACCAGGGAGTGTGGATGCTGGAAGCACTGGGAGTGGTGGCCAGGGAGGCGGAGCTGGGGCGGGTCCCCACTCGAGGTTGAGCACTATCGGG AGTCAATCCTATCTCAGCCATGCAGCTGATGACGACGATCTCGGGCAATTCATCAAGGAGATCGATACGCGCCCTCAACTAGGTTCAGAAGGGTCCCCACTCTCACCGACACTGCGATCTCCACCGAGCAATTCCCTCTTTCCTCGCCCGCTCAAGAGCAGTTCCCTCGGCGGACCGAGCGCTTTCCCTCGATATCTCAAACCGAACGCTTTCCTCCTTCCTCGCTGCCCACAACCTATTCTGCCCTTCCACATCTCTCGCCTCTTGGAAGAACTTATGAACAATCGCTGCAACCGTTCGGCTCGAGGCCGAATGAAGGAATCGCACAAAACCTGA
- a CDS encoding RTA1-like protein, whose translation MSIISSFLAPVFLSILAHSSYALASEDTAGILPLAYTPNKPVAIVAGALYMLAACAMLAWFSRHRGYYMLPFVFGAILYGLGLFLRIPYSDDLHNMSLYAAMDYLILISISFFLFGAYTLLGRLAVHLDAVELLVIKPDLLTNLLMGYQFAAFLLTAVGGGMKASSALDIIKVGSKLIIAGILVQFVGLAVYLGLLINFVYRIWSRRKEQWNNRPNGFLGNWLGVAAMTGVCCQNLMIPLIYRVTAIGLGRNGALSRKEYYFYTSEVMTLWGGVLVIFLMAWPPRIFSRPCAKGQMTELSLISSGSK comes from the exons ATGTCTATTATTTCTTCTTTTTTAGCTCCGGTATTTCTCAGCATTTTGGCCCATAGCTCGTACGCATTAGCCAGTGAAGATACAGCAGGTATTCTGC CTCTCGCATATACTCCCAATAAGCCTGTTGCGATCGTGGCAGGCGCTCTTTACATGTTGGCCGCGTGCGCCATGCTGGCGTGGTTTTCGAGACATAGGGGTTATTACATGCTCCCCTTTGTTTTTGGTGCCATCCTCTATGGACTTGGACTTTTCCTTAGAATTC CGTACTCTGACGATCTTCATAATATGAGCCTGTATGCGGCCATGGATTACCTTATCCTCATTTCTATCTCTTTCTTTTTATTCGGG GCGTACACCCTTCTCGGTCGACTCGCCGTTCATTTAGATGCCGTCGAGCTCCTAGTAATAAAACCTGACTTGTTGACGAATCTGTTAATG GGATATCAATTTG CTGCATTTCTGCTTACCGCGGTTGGCGGTGGTATGAAGGCATCCTCGGCCCTAGACATCATCAAAGTCGGCTCCAAG CTTATTATTGCTGGCATACTCGTCCAGTTTGTTGGACTCGCTGTATATCTAGGGCTGCTCATTAATTTCGTGTACCGGATATGGTCACGTCGTAAGGAGCAGTGGAACAACCGTCCTAATGGGTTCCTGGGAAACTGGCTCGGGGTGGCTGCCATGACTGGTGTTTGTTGCCAAAACTTGATG ATCCCGCTTATATATCGAGTAACCGCAATTGGGCTTGGACGAAATGGCGCGCTCTCCCGTAAAGAATACTACTTTTACACATCGGAAGTAATGACTCTCTGGGGAGGTGTTCTCGT CATCTTCTTGATGGCTTGGCCTCCACGAATTTTCAGCAGGCCTTGTGCAAAGGGGCAGATGACCGAGTTGTCTTTGATTAGTTCGGGTTCAAAGTAG
- a CDS encoding GNAT family acetyltransferase, producing MDTFNGINYRPYAGETDLPAIMTLVQDGLSEPYVIYTYRYFLSSWPHLAFMAHDLGSGEPVGAIVCKQDSHRGKAERGYIAMLVVGGAWRKRGIARHLVELSIDAMTANGADEVALETEFDNTPALALYSALGFLREKRLFRFYMNGKDAFRLIKPLRRVGHTTDNVAEQLRESWDGEWRETGYVFAPLSPRPTPAPLGLLYT from the exons ATGGATACTTTCAATGGAATCAACTATCGTCCTTACGCCGGAGAAACCGACCTTCCCGCTATTATGACTCTGGTGCAAGACGGACTGAGCGAGCCTTATGTCATATACACCTATCGATATTTTCTGAGTTCGTG GCCTCACCTTGCTTTCATG GCCCATGACCTAGGATCCGGAGAACCTGTAGGCGCTATAGTATGTAAACAAGATTCACATCGCGGAAAGGCCGAACGAGGTTATATTGCCATGCTGGTTGTTGGTGGCGCTTGGCGTAAACGGGGCATAG CTCGACACCTTGTAGAACTTTCTATCGATGCGATGACTGCGAACGGTGCAGACGAG GTTGCGCTCGAAACGGAATTCGACAATACTCCTGCTCTTGCACTCTATTCGGCTCTAGGATTTCTTAGAGAAAAGCGACTGTTCCGGTTCTACATGAACGGAAAAGACGCATTTCGATTGATCAAGCCCTTACGAAGAGTTGGTCATACAACTGACAATGTAGCTGAACAACTTAGGGAATCCTGGGACGGGGAATGGAGAGAAACCGGATATGTTTTTGCTCCACTTTCTCCGAGGCCTACACCAGCTCCTCTAGGACTGTTGTATACTTGA
- a CDS encoding pumilio homology domain family member 4 yields the protein MAQLKKSSQSKKRGATGSSGLSAPAAKKSKVESNDKRRAVPVTAKVVPVVESEVSDEEDWEDEQELESGDEQANEGPLTAKAPKDPQASREGHKAQKELQAQRRASKPHSALLVEAKRVWALARKIDIPRAERQKHIEELMNVLRGNVQDIVFKHDASRIVQTLVKYGGQKERDEVAAELKGKYRDLAQNKYGKFLVTKLIRYCNAHRTAILSEFHNHVIRLLLHREASPIIADTFDLYASTGERNLLLRDFYGKEVALFDSASIQTGGLRAALEHAAPERRKRILASVAETLMQIFNNPDKGAVSHSIVHRVLWEYLNELALLEDSDKEDVERLRRELFDTCQELLAEMVHTKDGSRAVREFIARGTAKDRKQIIKTLKPHIEKICGDEEAQLVLFTIFDLVDDTKLVGKSLVTDITSLSPSLSRTLARRVLLYLLVPRTPRHFTPALLRTISQTDFAQGTTSKKDPEIRRAELRAAASPGMVKAIEDDAEALVRDRGASVFVGEVMLFAQGDKSKALDALLSPISSPYAPPDPESDLSDPTITTHILNLSHASRLYKTLVQGGHYNQQTKSIERSEQAPKSVPKKFMYVAGKENVVSMALGEGGFIVAEVVGKLKDEGDYDDLKEIRSWFKKDARDKLGKGDIRGSAVLLERLRE from the exons ATGGCGCAATTAAAGAAATCGAGCCAGTCCAAAAAGCGTGGTGCGACAGGATCGTCTGGTCTCTCTGCTCCAGCTGCAAAGAAGAGCAAAGTTGAAAGCAATGACAAGCGAAGGGCCGTTCCCGTTACGGCAAAAGTAGTGCCAGTTGTGGAATCAGAGGTTAGCGACGAGGAGGATTGGGAGGATGAGCAAGAGTTGGAATCAGGAGACGAACAGGCTAATGAGGGTCCATTAACCGCCAAGGCTCCTAAGGATCCCCAAG CTTCTCGAGAGGGACATAAAGCACAAAAGGAGCTTCAAGCTCAGCGCCGAGCTTCAAAGCCCCATTCAGCTTTACTGGTCGAAGCCAAGCGAGTCTGGGCACTAGCTCGCAAGATCGACATTCCCCGTGCTGAACGACAAAAGCACATCGAAGAGCTTATGAACGTACTCAGAGGGAACGTTCAAGATATCGTGTTCAAGCATGATGCCAGTCGAATTGTCCAGACA CTGGTTAAATATGGTGGGCAGAAGGAGCGAGATGAGGTAGCCGCGGAGCTCAAGGGCAAATACCGAGATTTGGCGCAAAACAAGTACGGAAAG TTTCTCGTAACAAaattgatacggtattg CAACGCCCACCGCACCGCCATTCTATCCGAATTTCATAACCATGTTATTCGATTACTTCTTCACCGTGAAGCCTCGCCCATCATCGCCGATACTTTCGACTTGTATGCATCGACTGGAGAACGGAATCTGCTATTGAGAGATTTCTATGGGAAGGAGGTGGCTTTGTTTGACTCTGCATCAATCCAGACT GGAGGTTTACGGGCCGCATTGGAACATGCTGCGCCCGAACGAAGAAAGCGAATACTAGCGTCGGTGGCAGAGACATTGATGCAAAT ATTTAATAACCCCGACAAAGGCGCAGTTTCCCATTCGATTGTACACAGAGTTTTGTGGGAATATTTGAACGAGCTGGCTCTATTGGAAGACTCGGACAAGGAAGACGTGGAACGACTAAGAAGGGAATTGTTCGATAC CTGCCAGGAATTACTTGCCGAAATGGTTCACACAAAAGACGGAAGTCGAGCAGTTCGTGAGTTTATTGCAAGAGGTACCGCCAAG GACCGAAAACAAATTATCAAAACGCTCAAACCGCATATCGAAAAGATTTGCGGTGATGAAGAGGCTCAGCTTGTGCTCTTTACAATATTCGATTTGGTCGA TGACACCAAATTAGTTGGAAAATCGCTCGTTACA GATATCACCTCCCTTTCTCCTTCGTTATCCCGCACACTTGCTCGGCGGGTTCTCCTCTACCTCCTCGTACCAAGAACTCCTCGCCATTTCACCCCTGCTCTACTTCGCACGATATCACAGACAGACTTTGCCCAGGGCACAACGAGCAAAAAGGACCCGGAAATTCGGCGGGCTGAGTTACGGGCTGCAGCAAGCCCCGGGATGGTCAAAGCTATCGAGGACGACGCAGAGGCATTGGTAAGAGACCGGGGCGCATCCGTCTTTGTCGGTGAAGTCATGTTATTTGCTCAAGGCG ACAAATCCAAAGCGCTGGATGCTCTTCTTTCCCCTATCTCAAGCCCATACGCTCCCCCTGACCCCGAATCCGATTTATCCGACCCGACCATAACCACACATATCCTCAACCTCTCCCACGCTTCTCGGCTCTACAAGACTCTTGTCCAAGGCGGGCACTATAACCAGCAAACCAAAAGCATCGAGCGTTCCGAACAAGCGCCCAAAAGCGTGCCTAAGAAGTTTATGTATGTCGCTGGAAAGGAGAATGTAGTATCTATGGCTCTTGGTGAAGGCGGCTTTATCGTCGCTGAAGTGGTTGGAAAGCTCAAGGACGAAGGGGATTACGATGATCTCAAAGAGATACGTTCCTGGTTCAAGAAGGATGCGAGAGACAAGTTGGGTAAAGGAGATATTAGGGGCTCAGCGGTGTTATTAGAGAGGTTGCGCGAGTAG
- a CDS encoding cupin domain-containing protein, whose amino-acid sequence MRQRLGWWTDHPARAQGQHSGWPFKPRKDSSSIYSDPENKYGPPTSINHKPAEFWPTTGRILHAKIMPAPCPFVPGAGSVLLSAFTGLSGRFDVMQLRLPPAPPDVQARAQGDTLVYVLEGEGELSVWDARETLFARATGSKLRTETSVIRQGDCAAFPGGSGLAWAIKNTAAIGSKEDLDILVIEENIPGDKVVYPCANDVVDARERVAREGGRWWGEIEHGLTGKKH is encoded by the exons ATG CGACAACGCCTAGGTTGGTGGACGGACCATCCGGCCCGAGCCCAAGGACAACACTCTGGATGGCCTTTCAAACCTCGCAAAGATAGCTCATCAATATATTCGGATCCGGAGAACAAATACGGCCCACCAACGTCTATTAATCACAAGCCCGCCGAATTCTGGCCGACTACAGGGCGGATATTACATGCCAAGATTATGCCAGCACCGTGTCCGTTTGTTCCAGGAGCCGGTTCTGTCTTGCTCTCCGCCTTTACGGGGTTATCAGGAAGATTTGACGTTATGCAGTTGCGGCTTCCTCCTG CTCCGCCAGATGTCCAGGCGCGTGCCCAAGGTGACACATTAGTATACGTCCTTGAAGGGGAGGGCGAACTTAGTGTATGGGACGCCCGTGAGACCCTCTTTGCGCGTGCTACTGGATCTAAACTACGAACCGAGACGAGCGTAATCAGACAAGGCGATTGTGCAGCGTTTCCTGGCGGGTCTGGGCTGGCCTGGGCAATAAAGAATACCGCAGCTATAGGAAGCAAGGAAGATCTGGACATTTTGGTTATTGAAGAG AATATACCAGGCGACAAGGTCGTCTACCCATGTGCGAATGATGTAGTGGATGCACGCGAACGCGTAGCCAGGGAAGGCGGAAGGTGGTGGGGTGAAATAGAACACGGattgactgggaagaagcaTTGA
- a CDS encoding cupin domain-containing protein yields the protein MASVTDTPRYFWFPILSQFIAGLESKFSQLSVSPDDPLLTARATARVYTHRFSVSDVKGPEPRPTWEISWSSLAHFSRDSPPPFDFRKKRKDQPVHPAALMAQLKRRLHSQPKTEETRDDMEVDTSGRVRAVRKSNLRAGVIVARRKRESGGEDADVSSAEIGTASTPYSRNNSALIYWSRRRASSFGEQSTSASLETSSPTISITEAPNTSNSGPLPNARRRRAGRSASTSGLPLPQLDTTDITVRRPSVALSLMKTPFIQDVDMASPMSATPIMRTSTESSMWGPRKFNRSTIHHGPIEEAPKPSSPPPDYASVMHRDDEDGDADDEKTPLRTMPTRRAGSPAPASSLDTVHEEEETLPKSGVDLTDKDDVMSP from the exons ATGGCCTCCGTTACAGACACACCACG TTACTTTTGGTTTCCTATTCTCAGTCAATTCATTGCCGGACTCGAATCAAAGTTCTCCCAGCTCTCGGTATCTCCAGACGACCCTTTGCTGACCGC CAGAGCAACTGCCCGAGTATACACCCATCGATTCTCAGTCTCAGATGTCAAAGGCCCAGAACCCCGACCGACGTGGGAGATCTCCTGGTCCTCGCTCGCTCACTTCTCGCGGGATTCTCCGCCACCGTTCGACTTCAGGAAGAAACGGAAAGACCAACCTGTCCACCCCGCAGCTCTAATGGCGCAGCTCAAACGGCGATTACATTCCCAGCCAAAAACAGAAGAAACGCGCGATGACATGGAAGTTGATACTAGTGGGCGTGTACGTGCGGTACGCAAAAGCAATCTCCGAGCGGGAGTCATTGTGGCACGTCGAAAGCGAGAAAGTGGGGGCGAAGATGCCGATGTGAGTAGTGCTGAGATAGGAACTGCGTCAACGCCCTATTCCAGAAAT AACAGCGCCCTAATTTACTGGAGCCGGCGCCGTGCATCTTCTTTTGGTGAACAGTCGACCTCTGCCTCGTTGGAG ACCAGTAGCCCTACTATCTCAATCACTGAAGCGCCTAATACCTCTAATTCAGGCCCTCTGCCCAATGCTCGGCGCCGACGTGCAGGTCGCTCGGCTTCTACTTCTGgacttcctcttcctcaacTCGATACAACCGACATCACCGTCCGCCGACCTTCAGTTGCGCTTTCGCTCATGAAGACTCCATTTATCCAAGATGTCGATATGGCCTCGCCCATGTCCGCGACTCCTATCATGCGCACTTCGACTGAATCGTCCATGTGGGGTCCTCGAAAGTTTAACCGCTCTACTATCCATCACGGGCCCATTGAAGAAGCACCCAAGCCATCTTCACCGCCTCCGGACTATGCCAGTGTCATGCATCGTGACGACGAGGATGGAGATGCGGATGACGAAAAGACGCCCCTGAGGACCATGCCTACTCGGCGAGCCGGATCCCCAGCACCGGCAAGTTCATTGGATACTGTgcatgaagaagaagaaactTTGCCTAAATCCGGGGTAGATCTCACGGATAAGGATGATGTTATGTCACCTTGA
- a CDS encoding autophagy-related protein 13, with protein sequence MSLGPTAAPREAPSSLFTGSPFITGRTASPFNHERARTTSLTPIHGRSLTPSHERERTISFTRRNRTLLTRRDEVDAEIERMKESFQASYAPASPREPASRGLGLEPTPRIGDGSSGSGSGSGTRRIGSEEVVGRLELGESSGLGFGARGSVRPGRDTDGWKDGGEWDKRMNGWR encoded by the coding sequence ATGTCGCTGGGTCCCACAGCTGCCCCACGGGAAGCCCCCTCATCCTTGTTCACTGGCTCTCCTTTTATCACCGGCCGAACCGCATCCCCGTTTAATCATGAAAGAGCACGCACGACATCTCTTACCCCTATTCATGGccgctccctcaccccctccCACGAGCGTGAACGCACGATTTCGTTTACGCGCCGCAACCGAACACTACTGACCAGGCGCGACGAGGTCGATGCCGAGATTGAGCGCATGAAGGAGTCGTTCCAGGCATCCTATGCCCCTGCCTCTCCTCGCGAGCCCGCATCGCGGGGGCTGGGACTCGAACCGACTCCGAGGATCGGGGACGGATCTTCCGGCTCTGGGTCTGGTTCGGGGACTCGAAGAATCGGTTCCGAGGAGGTGGTCGGTCGGCTAGAACTGGGCGAAAGCAGCGGGCTCGGATTTGGAGCGAGAGGAAGTGTTCGGCCGGGGAGGGATACCGACGGGTGGAAGGATGGGGGAGAATGGGACAAGCGAATGAACGGATGGCGGTAA
- a CDS encoding cupin domain-containing protein encodes MASIFSTLHKPSTSERPPYLVHAPSLLKPCNDVPDEMHTSIVTLGAQLGLHTDHWGINLESLSHGTRSSIPHAHSARDEFVYVVSGSGLVWLDGETYDLEPGDCVGFPAGTGEAHALIKDGYQMVDGKMTTKSGSKEAHWSCLW; translated from the coding sequence ATGGCTTCCATCTTCTCGACTTTGCACAAGCCATCTACGTCCGAGAGACCGCCGTATTTGGTACATGCCCCTTCACTCTTGAAGCCATGCAATGACGTCCCAGATGAGATGCATACGTCGATTGTGACGCTTGGTGCTCAACTCGGCCTACATACCGATCATTGGGGGATCAATCTCGAGTCTCTCTCTCATGGGACTAGGTCGTCTATTCCTCATGCGCATAGTGCCCGAGACGAATTTGTGTATGTTGTATCTGGGTCCGGGCTTGTTTGGCTCGATGGAGAAACATATGATCTCGAGCCAGGAGACTGCGTTGGATTTCCAGCAGGCACTGGAGAGGCGCATGCATTGATTAAAGATGGGTACCAGATGGTGGATGGGAAGATGACTACGAAGAGCGGGTCAAAGGAGGCCCATTGGTCTTGCTTGTGGTAG